The genomic region GCACCTGCCACCACTGCTGTCCGGCTTCATGGAGCCAATCTAAGAAAGCATATGCACTTGCACCAAGCTCTCCTACGCCATACCGACCCGGAAATGACGTGGGATGGAGCAGGATGCCGCTGCTGCGGGGTAACTTCATCACAACCTCCAATTTGGAATTGCTTCCATTAAACAACATGGTAACAAAAACCATTGCAACTGAGAATAGGGCAAGCCCTTTTTGCCTCAAAACATGCAGACAGCTTCACACGGTCCTGCTCAGGTGGTCTTTCCAGCCCTCAAAAACAAGAAGATGGATTTGAAGTCCATCTTCTCAAAGATAACGCACAACGCAATGAAAAACTGGAATCAATACCCCCGAGACCGCTCGATTCTGCCCAACATGGGCTCTCCGCTGGAAAGCCGACCCAAATTTTCCAGCATGAATTCGCGCATCTTGGTTTGCAGACGGTCGCTCTGGGAAGCCACATGGGGCGTCAGAATCACGTTTTCCATGCTCCAGAAAGGATGATCTGCAGGAAGGGGCTCAGGGGTCATCACATCCAGAGCGGCCCCAGCAATCTGCCCTTTCTGCAATGCTTGAAGCAGATCAGGTTGGTTGACCGCATCTCCCCTGCCCACATTGACCACCCAGCAACGCTCAGGCAGCAAATCCAGCACTTTTTGGTTCAGGACACCTCGGGTATCTGGTGTGCTTGGAAGCACCATCACCAGATGGTCCACCTCTGGCAACACCCGTTCAAAATCAGCAGTGGTGATGATGGGCACCTCATCATCCAAGCCAGCAGAGGTGCGAACCCCGGTCACTCTGGCCCCCAGAACCTGCAAGACCTGCGCCAGAGACCTGCCAATGTTGCCATAACCCCAGATCAACACATGCTTGGAGTGAATGGACCCAAAAGGATGGGGCACAAACCAGCGACCCTCTCTTTGTTGGTCGCGCAGCACATGCAGCTTACGAGCAATGCTTAATAGCAGAGCAAGGGTGTGCTCGGTGACCAGTTCTTCATGCAGATTGGGTGCACGGTACAGGTCGATGTGCTCAGGCAAATTCATGGCCAAGACATGGTCCACCCCTGCCGTGAGGGTCTGAATCCAGCGCAAATTCGGAGCAGCCTCCAGCAAACGCCGGACAAAATCACGGTTGAGGGTCCAGAGCACCAGACCTTCCGCCTCCTGCACCTCTGGAGGCAACGGACGGTCCGGGTGAACTTTGATCCATTCCATGCCTGAGAGTGCGGGCAATTCCACATGACCAGAGACCATCACTTTCATGGCTCGTCCCTTTCAGAAAACCCATGCCTGAAGTAATCGGTGCGGGTGAGTTCCATGTTCACGCTGGTGGCGTCTCCTTTTTGTGCATGGCTTTTGACCTGAAATCCCACCCTGGCAAAGCACCTCTGGGCACGCACATTGTGCAGAAACGTGGTGAGCCGGATGCGTTCCAGCGGAGGATCCAGTTGCTCAAACGCATGCATGGCAAGGGCCATCAGGGCTTCCCTTCCATACCCCTGCCCGAGCAGTTCCCGATCTCCAATCATGATCCCCAGAGTCCCCTGTGTGGGGCGCAAAGGGAAAGCAGGTTGCAGGTGGTACAGTTCTACCGATCCAATCAGGCGGTTTTCGGTGTAAATGCCAAATCCCCACTTGTCTCCAGCCTGTTCTTCTTCCAGCAGGATGCGCTTGAACAACCAGAGGGGCAAACGCACCGGTTTGGCTCCGTTCCAGTCGGCCAGCTCACGGTCGCGAAAAAAAGCATGCATCAAACGCCAGTCTGCAACTGACAGTTCGGCAATGCGTTTCAAAACCACCCGCTGATGGGCAATCTGCATGGTTTCTCCTGAAGAAAGAAAAGCCCCTGCAAAGGGCTTTTCAAGGGCTTGAAGTCAGACCCCAACCAGCAAGGGACGGTTGTTGCGGTCCACATGAACCACATGGGGGGTGAGGGTTCGGGCTTCTTCCTCGGTGAAGTTGCCGTAAGCAGCAATGATCACCAGATCGCCGGGTTGAACCAGATGGGCTGCGGCCCCATTGATGCCAATGACCCCACTTCCTCTGGCTCCAGAGAGCGCATAGGTGGAAAGGCGGTTGCCATTGGTGATGTTGTAAATGTCCACCCGCTCGTTGGGCAGAATGTCTGCCAGATCCAGCAGGTCCTGATCGATGGTGATGGAGCCCACGTAATCCAGATCGGCCTGGGTGACGGTGGCCCGGTGAATTTTGGCTCGAAACATGATGCGTTCCACGAAAGGCATTCTACTCCAGTGTGCACAAAGTAAACGTGAGGTCAACTTACACCACACCCACTTTCAACCAGCACTACACCACTGGTTCAGGCAGGGCCGGATCCACATACACGGTTTTCTGCTGGGTGTAATGCACCTGCCCTTTTCCTGCACCTCTGGGCCTCCAGACATGCTTGATGCGGGTGTAATCCACAGGCACGTTCCCTGAATTGCGTGCTTTGGAATAAAACGCGGCCAGAGCAGCCACCTTCAAGACCACATCAAACGGCAGTTCTTTTCCGCCTGAACGCACCAGCACATGTGAGCCCGGATACCCCTGCGCGTGAAACCAGTGGTCCATGCTTTTTCCGATTCGGTGGGTCAAGAGTTCATTCTCTGTGGAATTGCGTCCGACCAGCACATCAAAACCCCCGACGCGGTAACGTCCACCCACCTGCACAGCACCCTTGTCTGGCGTTTCTGTCCCGAGCACGTTTTCCAGACGTTTCAACTCGGGCAACTCTGCCTGCTGCACCTGACTCAGGGTGCTTTGCAAGTGTTGTTGCTCTTGCAGCAACTGGGGTTCGCGTTCCATCAGGCGCAAATACACGTCTTCACGCTTGCGGGCGCGGGCATACATGCGGTCTGCGTTTTGCCAGACCTTCTGATCGGGCTTCAGGGTGATTTGCACAGGCTCACCTGTTTCAAAGTCGGGAAGCTCCACTTCACTGGCCCCTTCAGGCACCTGATGTTGATAGGCCATCAAAAGGTCTGCCCATGCACGTTCGGTGGCCGCGGTTTGAATGCCCACCTCTGCCCTGTGCACATCCTGCAACTGCTCTGACAAGACCTTCAAGCGCTTCTGAAGTGCCTCACGCAAGGTTTTGCGCAAAGCATCTGCCTGCTCGGCCTGAGAAGCTTCTCTTGCCTGTTCAGAAAGGGAACCTTGCGCCACACTGGGATCTTTCACCAGAGATTTGACCGCCTGATGCACTTGTGGGATTCGGTCTCCCACCACTTCGGAAAGGCCTATCCCAGAACGCCTGCTGAGTTCGGAAAGCAAGGTGGGTCCAATGCCATCCAGAAGGTCTCTGGCCTTCACCAAGGGCTGCTCCTGAAGCACCTGCAAATCGGATTCTTGCAAAGCTCTGGGATCCAGCTTTTCATAAGGTGGAGGAGGCGTGTACAGTCCTCCTGAACGCACGGTGCGAAAACGGTTCCGGCTGCTGGTGATTTCGCGGGCAGCCATCAAAATCTTGCCAGAGAAACCCTCTCCTGCTTCCAGAATCAAGAGGTTGGCATTGCGGCCCGTCACCTCAAAAAGCAAGCGGGTTGCTGGGGAATCGATGAACCCTCTGGCCCCCGAGAAATGCAATGTCACCACCCGGTCCAGCTTGAGTTGCTCGGCCAATGTCAGGTTGCCCTGCACTTTGGAAGCCAAAAAGCGCTGAAAAGGATTGCGAGGCTCGCCTTGCAATTTGTCTCTGGAGAAATACAGGGCCGGAGTGGGAGGAGCATAATCCAGCACCAGAAAGCCCATTTCCTCCAGAAAGAGCGCAGCAGAGGTCTCGCTCGGGAACACCCAGCCTCTGGTGGAGGTGGGAACCCGGGCAGAAAGCTGCTCCAGAAGATGAGAGAGAAAAAGACCTTCCATATGTGTCACCTTACCGAAAAAACTGAACGGCGTACATACGCCGTTCAGTCAAGATCTTGTGTGGATGCAAGTTTTTATTCTGCAGACACCACATTCACAAAAGTCTGGTTCAAAGGGTAAATCTGACCGGTGGTCATGTCCTGAATCTGGCCACCAAAAGTCCAGGTGCCAGCCAGATTGAAGACGACTGTATAGCCTGTACCCATCACGGCATTTCCCACCACTTGGGCTTGAGAGTAGAACAGCTGATTGTTGGGATTGATGAAGTAATAAAAGACCATGTAGGTGTGTGAATTGTCAGATGTTCCAATGGGATTGTACGTCCCTGAATAGGGAGCAAATTTTTGCTTGACTCCGTCGGGAGCTTTGGCTGTGGTCGTTGTAAAAGAATTGAGGATGGCATCCAAGGTACGGTCAATTTTCACTTTGACTTCTTGAATGTTGGACTTGCCTTCATTGTCTTCGGCTTTGATGCGAAGGGTGTAAGTTCCGTTGGGGAGGTAAGGGGTTCCGTTGTAGTCAAAACGGAACAGCGCCACGGTAGAAGAAGTGTTGCTCAGGTTCTTGTGCTCCATCAGGGCATTCTGGGGGCCACCACCCACGCAGTCATCACAGGTCATGCGCAGTTCAGCAGAAGCCAGTCCCTTGTCATCGCTCAATTGAACCAGCACATTGCCTTTGAGGGTGTTGACAAAAGAGGGCAAGAAGCTTTGATCAGCAACCAGACGGACAGGGGTCAAGATGACCACAGCAGGTGGGTTGTTGCTGGCCGTGGTGGCTGTCACACGAACTTCAGAAGTGAGGTTCAGGGGGGTAGCGTTCGCAACAGAGCCATCGGCTTTCAGAACATTGACCTGAGCTGTGGCCCGCAGGGTATACCAGTCATCAATCAGACCAGAGAAATCAAAGGGGAGGGTGTCGTAATCTCCGTTGACTCCGTCTTTGACACCCGTGATGGTGCGGGTGGCCACCAGATCACCACGGTAGTCATAGAAGTCCACTTTGATGGAATCTGTCAGCACGTCAAAATTCGAGTTGCGACGGGTCAGCAACACTTTGACAGACTGGCTTCCAGAGACCTGTGCATTGTTGGTGGGAGATGCAATGACAAACAGCGGAGGAATCACGTTGTCAATGTTGATGGTGACAGAATTCGCAACAGCCGTTTTGTTCAGGGTGTTGGTGGCTTTGGCAGAAATCACCAGAGGGCCGTTGTCATAATCTGTGGTGTTCACACTGAAAATGAAGGGGGTACTGGTTTTGGCAGGGAGGGGATTGCCGTTGACCAGCAATTCCACGGATTTCACGCCATTGATGTCCTGGGCATCCACATCCACCTGAATGGTACCAGAGAAGGTTTTGCCGCCCAGAGCGTCGGTCAAGAGGTTGTCAATCTTGTTGATTTTGACGGTGGGAGGAACCTCATCGGGATTGTTCTTGACCATCGTGTTGATGGTCTTGGTGGACGTTGCCCCCACCCGGTTGGTCACTTCAACGGTGAATGCTGCTGCTCCATCTGCATATCCACTGACATCCACTGTGCAATCCACAGTGGCTTTGTTGCCTGTCACCACAGGTTTACAGTTGGACAGCACAGTGCCCTGAGGGTCTTTCAGCACGACTTGTGCAATGCCAGTGTCCAGGTCCTCTGCAGCAATGGAAAACTTCACAGCCTTGCCATTGATGGTCTGGCCTTCTGTGGGGGTGGCGAAGTTGACAGTTGCAGGAGATGCATCCACAAACAACGTGACTTTGTAAGGGTTGGAACTCAAGCCTTTGCTGTCTTTGGCAAACAGTTTGAGTTCATACTCACCTGTGGCATTGAGAGGAACCACAAACAGGTTGTTGTTCTGGATGTCAACCAGAGCACCATCGCCAATCTGGTATTTGAATTCTGCAATGGTGTTGCTGCCTGCTGGAGTGGCTTTGGCACGGAAAGTTGGGTTGGGAACCACTGCAACCTTTGCGTTGTTGGCCAGTGGAATTCCCTGCCCCAGACTGAGGTAGTTCAAATTGATGCTGGGAACGGTGGCAGCAGGGGTAACAGTGGTGGTTGTGGAATTACAGGCCACCATGATCATGCTCATGCCGAGCAGCAAAACGCTGGTTTTTTGGACAGGTTGCATCAGTCAAGACTCCTTTAATCTTCCACGCTCAAAGAGCCTTTGACATCCAAATTGGTGAATTCGGGAAAGGCTTTGACCACAAAAGTGTTTCCGGTGCTCAGGTTTTTCACGGTGAAGTTGACCCGAATTTTCAGGTTGGGGCAAACGCCGTCAATGGGTGTCTGATTGGCCAGACTGGACAGGCAATCGTTGGTCAACTTTTTGCTGATGTCTGGAACGATGCTGGGCTGCAAATCCACAGTGCGGGTGATGGCTTTGGCGGCTTTGTCTTCTGGTTTGCAGTAATACAGGTCTTCTGTTTCTTGTCCAATCGTAGATTTGTCTGCAGGGCAAACAAATCCCTGGGGCAGAGATGCACCTTCTTCCAATCCTCCCTGTGTTGAGATGGTGTAGGTGGAATTGTCTTCATCCACGATCTGAGCCTCGAAACCCAGAACTTGCATTTGAGGAGCACCAGGCTGAACCCGGAACACTGCACTTCCCTGTTGATAAGAGATGGCACTGCTGTAGGTCTTTGTGGAGACCTTGTACACAATGTTCACCTTCAGTTGGGGTGCCAGAATAGAAGCTTCAAGCAACGGAGCATTCATGCTGTTACAGGAAACAGCCATTAACACTGTGAAAGAACTGACCAATCCCAAAATCTTCTTCATTAACCTACCTCCTCAAGTTCTCTTAAGCCAGGGTTCAGGATGTAAAACGCCAAACGTTTCATGCCTGCCAGAAAATCGATGTTTTCCACGATCACTCCCTCCCACTCCTCTTCCTTCTCGGGTTCAAGACCAGGGCGCTCAACCATCTTGGGTTGAATCACCACCGGAGCGAAATTCAAGATGCCTTTCACTCCAGCTTCCACCAGAGTTTGTGCCACGTCCTGGGCCCGCTCTGCTGGAACCGCAATAAATCCCATGTCCACCTGATGGGAGCGCACGAAGTCTTTCAGGTGGTCCGGATGCATCACCTCCAGATTTCTGATCTGTAAACCCACTTTGCTGGGATCGGGGTCGAAGAGACCCACAAAACTGAATTCATAATCACTGGCTCCAGGATAGTGGGCAATGGCCTGCCCAAGCCGTCCCATCCCCATGATCACCACATTCCAGGGCCGGGTCAGGCCCAGGATGCGTCTCAGTTCACGTTTGAGAACCGCCACCGTGTAACCCATGCCTCGGGTACCAAAACGGCCAAAATAAGCCAGGTCTTTGCGCACCTGGAAAGCGCTGACCTGTGCACGTTCAGCAAGGTCGTTGCTGCTGGTGCGGTTGATGCCCTGAGATTCCAGTTTTTCCAGAATCCTCAGGTAGGTGACCAGTCTGGAGATGGCAGCGCTGGGTATGTTCAAAGACTGGGACATGGTTTCACCGGACCTGAAAGGCGTCTGTATAGCCCGCCGCATTGAGTTTGGATTGCACTGCTTGCAATTCTGCTGCACCAATGGGACCCACAACCACACGCACCATGCCACCTGTATCGCTTCTGAGGCTGGGATTGAGACCCAGACCCCTCAACTGTTCTACCGCCGGCATGGCACTGTCTGCACGTTTGTAGGCCCCCACCTGCAAGTACACCGGACCATTGGTGGTGGTGTTTGCTGATGTGGTTGGAGAAGGGGTGGTTGCAGGGGTGGCTGTTGAAGTGCTTGCAGGAGCATTCTGAGGGGCATAAACGAAAAGGTTCTGGTGTGCAGGTTGAATCTGCGACACAGCAGTGTCTGCATCTGCGCGGTTCACAAAAGGACCGACCAACACCACAAAGGTTTCATCTTTGCTGGGAAAAACATAGGTGGGATAACCCAGGGCTTTGATTTTTTCTGCGACCACACCCGCTTGCGCTTCTGTGTCAAACAAACCTGCACTGATGCGGTAATCCTGCTTGGTGGGCGCACGTCCAGAGATGGCCTGTACCGCAGGTTTGGTGACCTCTGGAGTCTGCTGAGCAGGCTTCTGTGGTTCAGAAGGCTGGGTGGCAGCAGGTTTTTGAGGGTCTGTGGTTTGTGCAGTTTCTGGATTTGCAGCAGGCTTCTCTGTGGTGCTGGTTTGAGGTTCAGCAGGAATCACTGGCACAGATTGGGTGGTTTCTGCTGGGTTCTCAGTTTCTGTGGTGCCCTGTGTTGCAGCAGACTCAGGCTCAGGTTGCTGTGAAAGTTCGCTGGTCTGGGTCTGGGGTTCTGTGGGAACAGGCTCCACCGTTTCCGTTTGAGGCGGAGGGTTCAGTGGAATTTCTTGGACTTCTGGGGCACTTTGTTCAACTGGCATGGAAGGCTGGTCCGAAGACAGGTTGAACAGCCTTTTGGTTCCACCAAAAAGGATCAGGACTGCTCCTGCCAGAATCAGCACGATGAAAAAGAGGATGAGTAAGTCTGGCCAGTGTTTACGGAACCAAGTCATTTACCGCCCAATGCTCCTTTTGCTCTGGTGTAACCCAGGTTCAATGCCCGCTGGAAAGCCAGTTTGGCACTGGTCTCATCGCCCAGAGCACGCAGAGCAATGCCATAGTTGTACCAGCCTTCAGCATTTTTGTCGTTGGCAGCAACGAGGCTGGACAGCACCTGTTCGGCTTCGTTGTAGCGTTTGAGGATCAGGTAAGATGCCCCAAGATTCAACATCACCGTCTGGTTCTGGGGATCGAGCTTGAGGGCTGCATCCAGAAACTCAACGGCTTTGGCGTAATCTTTGAGCACATACGCACTGAGCCCTGCCCAGTTGAGGGCTTCAGCATTGGGAGTTGGAATGCCTTGCACACTGGTGATGGCCTGCTTGTACTGCTTGGCACGGTATGCATTGCGTGCAGCAAGGGTTCTGGCATTGGCCTGAAAGGCAACATCTTTGCTGAGGCGTGCAGCGTTCAGAGCAGCATCATAAGCAAGCGCGTATTGCTTCAGGGCTTCTTGGGACTGTGCAAGTCCCAGATAAGCCACATCGGTGGGGTTTTCGTTGACGAGTTGCTGGTAAAGCTTTTGGGCCTCTTGAGGTTTTTTGGAGGCAAGCAGCAAGCGAGCGTAGTTGTAACGTGCTGGGCTGCGGGAGTCCAGAGAGACCACCTCTGCATAGGTGCTGAGGGCCTCTTTGACACTGGTGCGCTCTTGCAGTTCTGCTTTGCGGATCAACAATTTCACACGTGAAGCATTGTCTTTGGAA from Deinococcus misasensis DSM 22328 harbors:
- a CDS encoding D-2-hydroxyacid dehydrogenase; this encodes MKVMVSGHVELPALSGMEWIKVHPDRPLPPEVQEAEGLVLWTLNRDFVRRLLEAAPNLRWIQTLTAGVDHVLAMNLPEHIDLYRAPNLHEELVTEHTLALLLSIARKLHVLRDQQREGRWFVPHPFGSIHSKHVLIWGYGNIGRSLAQVLQVLGARVTGVRTSAGLDDEVPIITTADFERVLPEVDHLVMVLPSTPDTRGVLNQKVLDLLPERCWVVNVGRGDAVNQPDLLQALQKGQIAGAALDVMTPEPLPADHPFWSMENVILTPHVASQSDRLQTKMREFMLENLGRLSSGEPMLGRIERSRGY
- a CDS encoding GNAT family N-acetyltransferase, producing MQIAHQRVVLKRIAELSVADWRLMHAFFRDRELADWNGAKPVRLPLWLFKRILLEEEQAGDKWGFGIYTENRLIGSVELYHLQPAFPLRPTQGTLGIMIGDRELLGQGYGREALMALAMHAFEQLDPPLERIRLTTFLHNVRAQRCFARVGFQVKSHAQKGDATSVNMELTRTDYFRHGFSERDEP
- the panD gene encoding aspartate 1-decarboxylase, which translates into the protein MERIMFRAKIHRATVTQADLDYVGSITIDQDLLDLADILPNERVDIYNITNGNRLSTYALSGARGSGVIGINGAAAHLVQPGDLVIIAAYGNFTEEEARTLTPHVVHVDRNNRPLLVGV
- a CDS encoding Rqc2 family fibronectin-binding protein, translating into MEGLFLSHLLEQLSARVPTSTRGWVFPSETSAALFLEEMGFLVLDYAPPTPALYFSRDKLQGEPRNPFQRFLASKVQGNLTLAEQLKLDRVVTLHFSGARGFIDSPATRLLFEVTGRNANLLILEAGEGFSGKILMAAREITSSRNRFRTVRSGGLYTPPPPYEKLDPRALQESDLQVLQEQPLVKARDLLDGIGPTLLSELSRRSGIGLSEVVGDRIPQVHQAVKSLVKDPSVAQGSLSEQAREASQAEQADALRKTLREALQKRLKVLSEQLQDVHRAEVGIQTAATERAWADLLMAYQHQVPEGASEVELPDFETGEPVQITLKPDQKVWQNADRMYARARKREDVYLRLMEREPQLLQEQQHLQSTLSQVQQAELPELKRLENVLGTETPDKGAVQVGGRYRVGGFDVLVGRNSTENELLTHRIGKSMDHWFHAQGYPGSHVLVRSGGKELPFDVVLKVAALAAFYSKARNSGNVPVDYTRIKHVWRPRGAGKGQVHYTQQKTVYVDPALPEPVV
- a CDS encoding Ig-like domain-containing protein, encoding MQPVQKTSVLLLGMSMIMVACNSTTTTVTPAATVPSINLNYLSLGQGIPLANNAKVAVVPNPTFRAKATPAGSNTIAEFKYQIGDGALVDIQNNNLFVVPLNATGEYELKLFAKDSKGLSSNPYKVTLFVDASPATVNFATPTEGQTINGKAVKFSIAAEDLDTGIAQVVLKDPQGTVLSNCKPVVTGNKATVDCTVDVSGYADGAAAFTVEVTNRVGATSTKTINTMVKNNPDEVPPTVKINKIDNLLTDALGGKTFSGTIQVDVDAQDINGVKSVELLVNGNPLPAKTSTPFIFSVNTTDYDNGPLVISAKATNTLNKTAVANSVTINIDNVIPPLFVIASPTNNAQVSGSQSVKVLLTRRNSNFDVLTDSIKVDFYDYRGDLVATRTITGVKDGVNGDYDTLPFDFSGLIDDWYTLRATAQVNVLKADGSVANATPLNLTSEVRVTATTASNNPPAVVILTPVRLVADQSFLPSFVNTLKGNVLVQLSDDKGLASAELRMTCDDCVGGGPQNALMEHKNLSNTSSTVALFRFDYNGTPYLPNGTYTLRIKAEDNEGKSNIQEVKVKIDRTLDAILNSFTTTTAKAPDGVKQKFAPYSGTYNPIGTSDNSHTYMVFYYFINPNNQLFYSQAQVVGNAVMGTGYTVVFNLAGTWTFGGQIQDMTTGQIYPLNQTFVNVVSAE
- a CDS encoding redox-sensing transcriptional repressor Rex, with product MSQSLNIPSAAISRLVTYLRILEKLESQGINRTSSNDLAERAQVSAFQVRKDLAYFGRFGTRGMGYTVAVLKRELRRILGLTRPWNVVIMGMGRLGQAIAHYPGASDYEFSFVGLFDPDPSKVGLQIRNLEVMHPDHLKDFVRSHQVDMGFIAVPAERAQDVAQTLVEAGVKGILNFAPVVIQPKMVERPGLEPEKEEEWEGVIVENIDFLAGMKRLAFYILNPGLRELEEVG
- a CDS encoding SPOR domain-containing protein, which produces MTWFRKHWPDLLILFFIVLILAGAVLILFGGTKRLFNLSSDQPSMPVEQSAPEVQEIPLNPPPQTETVEPVPTEPQTQTSELSQQPEPESAATQGTTETENPAETTQSVPVIPAEPQTSTTEKPAANPETAQTTDPQKPAATQPSEPQKPAQQTPEVTKPAVQAISGRAPTKQDYRISAGLFDTEAQAGVVAEKIKALGYPTYVFPSKDETFVVLVGPFVNRADADTAVSQIQPAHQNLFVYAPQNAPASTSTATPATTPSPTTSANTTTNGPVYLQVGAYKRADSAMPAVEQLRGLGLNPSLRSDTGGMVRVVVGPIGAAELQAVQSKLNAAGYTDAFQVR